The nucleotide window GGGTCTCGAGGGCCAAGGCCCGCCTGTCCTCTGAAACCTGTGCTCTGTTAGGGTCCACTGGCAAAAGGTGGTCTGAGCTGTCGGGCTGGATTTGAAGGGTACTTGTGACTAATTTCCTATTTCCTGTCCCCCTCAAGCCTCTCTAGGGAATAGGAACATACCAGTTTTCCCTCTCTGGACCAGGCAGGACTGAGGGAGAAAGTCTTACCGGTGTTCCCTAGCCCTCTGACAGGGGTGTTGACGTATCAGCCCCTGACAGAAGGAACCTATTTGGCCAAGGGCTTCTATTTTTCAGACCTAAAGGATAGTTAGTTGGGAGGGGATGCCTTTTGAGGGTCATTGTAAAAGTGTGTCTGCTTTGTCCCTAGCTGAACCAGAAGAATATGACGCTGAGCAATCGGTGCCAGGTGTTTGACCGTTTCCAGGACACCATTTCGCAGCATGTGGTCAAAGTGGACTTCCTGAACCGAATCCACAAGAAGCACCCTCCTAACCGCCGAGTGCTCCAGTCAGTCAAAAGAAGAAGCTTGAAGGTGAGTCCCAACCTGGAGCAGGCAGGAGAGTGGGCTCGGATTGCTTTCATGGGATAGACAGAGGATTGTGGTCCCAAATTTATAGACAGGGAGACTGAAGCCCTGAGATTTGTCTGTGGTGTCTCAACAAGTGGTGAATGTGACCACACATTTTAATACTTGAGGGTGGTGGTCAGGATTACGAAGGCCAAACCCCAAACTCTGCAAGTCTTCAGTTCTCCTGATGAGTGCTCGTTAGCCCCTTCCGCCAGACGGATGTGCTCTGCTATTGCCACCCCTGGCCTGGTACTCATGCTATCTGTTCCTGGGAGGTGGCCCCTTTCCAAGAGCTGTCTGGCGGGGTGAAGGTGGTGGTGATGAAGCAGAGACCCATGTGGAAGGGAGGAGCTATCCCAGCTGAGAAACTTAAGAGGAAAATGCCTAAAGGAGAGTAAATCTGTTTTTCCAAGGTGCTGGTAATATATAACGAATATTCCAAGTTGTGCCAAGTTGTGGCCTTGCCGTAATAATATCTAACATTCTTGTATGCACTTGACAGTTGCTAAAGTGTCAACTTTAGCTGAGATCGGCTGAGATCAACAGAAAAAATTCCTTTATTGAAAAGCATTTGGTGGTGTTGAGGCTGTTTCTCAAAAGCcgttcagtttcctcattcatttaACCTAGAGAGCCCAACACCGTGGACCCACATAGAagcttgatttttctctttttggaataATCCCGCACACAGGCTGTGCTGTGTGCCAGTGGAGACCAGCAATTCTCAAATGTGGCCACTTGGTGGCAGCAACGCTTTAAATCACTCACCCCACTCCCATCATTTCCAGTAGATGTCAGCGCTAGCAAGCTAGCAAGATGTTAACTGTTGGAAATTGTATAACAATCTCTTaagtgtgtaaatatttatacttcaATATAAATACCGGtttctaaaatcaaggtgttttcAGTTGGGGGTATTATAGAGGTGGCATGCCTCATATCTCAGTAAAACAAATCTGAAAGTAAACTAAACTGTGTAATTCACCATGTGGATTTGGAAGAGAGCCTGGCGGCTGAAGTGAACAGTCCCAGAAAGGCTTGAGAAAATTCTGTTTCACAATGCCCTCTCCCCCTTCAAAGGTTTCCctattcttcccccccccccgccgccttcatgtttatttatttattttgagagagagagaagcagagcacaagcaggggaggggcagagacgggtgaaggggtggggagagaatcccaggcaggctttgcactgtcagtgcagaaccagacGCGGGTTCATCTCCTGAaccataacatcatgacctgagtgaaatcaagagccagatgctcaaccagctgagccacctgggtgccccaagctTTCCCTATTCTTGAGGAAAATCCAAGGGCACGAGTTACCTGAATagcactttttttcccttgcaggGCAGAcaagtatttttgttatagcacggggacaggacacgtgggcagaaagagctgcctgcTGAGCATTCCGTACTGGACAATTTGAGAGTGAAGTGAGGACTGTGGTAGCACAGGACTGTGGTGGACAGTGTTCCAGCTCTGACCTGAACCATCCTCATTGTTGGTATAGAGCAGGGCAGCAAAATTGGCTAAGAACTTGGTGTTAGGGATTCCTCTTCCTGCTACCCCTTCACTCTTCACCAAGGGGGGCAACCTTAGGCTTGCCTACCActccactcctccccctcccattccTGGCTGACTTTGGACAAGCCCATGGCACCAGCCACCACCGTTAATGGTGCTGTCTCTCAGTTCCAGATCTCTTGACTTTCTCCTCGTGTCTGGATTCATATCTGTCTGCCCATCCCACAGACACTTCAGTCTCAACTTGCCCAAGACCGAAAGTCTTCTGCCTCCAAatcttctcttcctcttatatTTCCTGTTTCAGTGAATGACCGCAATCTCCACCCGGTCCTTCAAGGCAAAATTCTGGGAACCGTTTTCAGTTCTTCTGCTATCCTCCATAGGGACTCGATCACCAAATCTGTTCTCCAAATGTTTTCCAAGTCCGTCATGTGCTTCCACATCTCTATGCCTTATATGCTGCTCCCCTACCCTTATTTCCCCTTTGTCAGCCTGGAAGTTCTCAACTTCCAAGTCTCAAATACTGCCTTCCTATAAAATCTGTCCTTGTCCCCCAGACAGAAACAAGCACTCTCCTCCATATTTTTAATAGTTCCTTAGCCATGCCTCTATTCTAGGACCCATTACACTGTATTGTAATGTTTATCTCCCCCAAcgagactgtgagctccttgagggcagagctTAAGTTTTCTTCATCTCTGGATCTCTAGGACTGGGTACAGTGTCCAGACTCaggaggtactcaataaatgttggttgaatgtATGAATGACTCTTGGCTTGTTGTGTGGCTCTTTCATCCTTACATGGCGTGATTCAGAACGTGTCTTCTGTCTTTGTACAACAAAGAGGTCTTCAGTTGTTTCATGAGTCATGAATGAGTGGACGAAGAAAACTGACATTGACTGAGTGCTTATCACAGGCCAGACTTCATGCTGAGCATTTCCACTGTAAATGTGACCTCCTTTGACGTTTTACCTCTCAGATATGGCTTACTCTCCCAAACTTGATGCTGAGCAGTAAGAGCCTAGAGGGTACCACTCTGAAGCTGTGTCCAGTGTCAGCCCTACACTTCTTTAGGCCAAAGCAATGGTTTCTGGCTTCTGCGGGCCGTAGACCTGAATGAAGAAAGTGGGGGACGGGGCGCACGCCTGTCATTTCCAGCTCTGTGCCTTCTCTAGCTAATGCGTGTGtgtctgaggcacagagcagttgcAGCCCACTGAGCCTCCTTGTCTTAGTGGACCTCAGAGTGCACGATGGTCCCGCGGGCATCAGCACCGCAGACAGAAGAGGCAGAATCAACTGGACATGTCGGCACTATCTccgtctcctcctccttctataCTAAACAGGTTCCCGATGCTATAAAATCTCAGTACCAGTTTCCACCCCCTCTCATTGCACCCGCGGCCATTCGGGATGGGGAGCTGATCTGCAACGGGATCCCCGAGGAATCACAGACGCACCTTTTGAACTCTGagcacttagccacccaggcagagCAGCAAGAGGTGAGtgaaggcagggctgggattccAAAGccaattttccttccttctcaccaCAGCTGTTACTGGAAGTAGCCTCAGTGCCATTCCCATCCCCATCTTCTGCAATCCCACCGACCCCCACTCTCCAGCCCCCAATGGTTGAATATTCCAGAGAGAACCTCTGGCTGATATTCTGAggcaagtaaaagaaatacaGTCAAGCAGTCTGTTTTTCTCCATCCGTCCCCCAGTGTGCTGTGAGATGAGCAAGTCTGTCTTGCAGAAAGAGACCAGTTAGCTGATAGGGCTGGACACACAGCAGTTGCTTAGGGTACTTGCTGGATATTGGTTCACAAGGTGAGCTCTGCCGACCAGGGTGTTGGCTGCTGAGTATACCAACAAGTCTTGCTTGGGAATGGAAATGGAATCTTATCAGAAGTCAAGCACACCTTTTCTGGGCATTTGCAGTGGGACCTTGGAAACAGTGTTTATCAGCTGTGCTGTAGCCCTGGCCTCTGGGGCAGGAAGGACCAGCGCCTCCCAGGCATctcaccctcctctcctctcctctccttccattGCAGTGGCTCTGTAGTGTTGTTGCGCTCCAGTGCAGCATATTGAAACATTTATCTGCTAAGCAGATGCCTTCGCATTGGGACTCTGAACAGACAGAGAAGGCTGATATTAAGCCTGTTATTGTGACTGACAGCTCAATCACCACCTCCCTGCAAACAGCTGACAAGGCACCTACACCTTCCCACTGCCCCTTATCCTGCCCCTCAGGGATTAGCTCCCAGAACTCCCTGAGCTGCTCTCCAccccaccagcccccagccctAGAGGACATCAGCTGCAGTTCCTGTGCGGAAAAATCCAAGAAAGCCCCCTGCGGGACTGCCAACGGGCCAGTGAGCACAGAGGTGAAAGCCAATGGCCCACACCTCTACAGCAACCCCACCGATTCCACGGACCCCCGGCGACTTCCAGGCGCCAACACCCCCTTACCAGGCCTCTCCCACCGGCAAGGCTGGCCCCGGCCCCTCACGCCACCAGCGGCTGGGGGGCTTCAGAACCACACCGTCGGCATCATTGTGAAGACAGAGAATGCCACTGGCCCCAGCTCTTGCCCCCAGAGGAGTTTGGTTCCTGTCCCAAGCCTGCCCCCTTCCATTCCCAGCTCTTGTGCCAGCATCGAGAACACCAGCACTTTGCAAAGAAAGACTGTCCAATCACAGATAGGACCTCCGTTGACAGATTCAAGGCCACTGGGCTCACCCCCAAATGCCACCCGGGTGCTCACTCCCCCCCAAGCAGCAGGAGATGGTATCTTGGCCACAGGAGCCAACCAACGATTCTGCTCACCAGCGCCATCATCAGGTGAGTGGTGCTCAACCTGGGGGTGATTTGGAGTAGTTTCATGCTCTTTCTGGGAGTTAAACTTCAGAAAACACTTACGTTCCTGTGCATATTTCAGAGGACTTTGATCTCGGTCTTATTTGTCCTCTCCCCATTTATGTGATAGAGGAGAAAGCATGTGTTAACTTGTCCCCCGTTTTATTGGTGGGGTTGCTTAGGCTCTGAAAGTTTAAGTGATTTCCTCTAGGTCACCTACCGAGTCAGTGGTAGGATCGGAACCACGGCTGGGTCTCCTGACTCCACCTTCCCATTTCAGGCCTAGTCTTTTGCTTGTTGTGTTCCATCACCTTAGAGGAAGGCAGCATGATCTCTGGAACCCCTGTGGCCAGCCTGAGGTTCTAGGTGATGGCCTCCGTGTTTCATGATCCACACCAGAGACCAGGTCACACCTGATCCAGATTCTCAGAGCCCCCTGGTTTGAAGGAGCTTCCATGCCAGGGAAGGCAGAGTTAGAAAGCAACACCACCTTTCAGGATAGCTGCAGAGTGGCATGCCCAAAGAGGTTGATCCGGCCCAGAAGCTCACCCTTGGGCCACTTGCAGAAAGGCGGTCCCCTACACCCATACTTGGCCTAGTGTGGACCTGCTCTCTCAGCTGTCCCCAGTCAGCACTCTGGACCTCGAGATTGCTGACCCCAGCATCTGAACCAGGTTTCAGATGCTGCTGGAACCCCCTGTGGTCTCTCCCGTCTGAACTGAAGCTGGCCTCCTAGTCAGCTGGGAGTCTCGGTAACCAGGTGACTGTGACTTCTCTGCATGGGGGCCCCTGGTCCCAGGATGGCCCCTACCCTCAGgctcttttcctgtctctgtttACCTCTAAATACCAGCCTGGATAGATCTTGCATCCTGTGAGTCGAACTTCAGGAGGCAGGAAACGCAGGGGCAGGCACCACTTAGTTGAATGACTGGAGGCAGCAGGGAGGTAGTCACGGCCCAGAGAACAAAGCCACCCTACCACATTTCCCAGAGCAGTAGATTTCACTGGTTCTCCGTGCTTTGGAGACTCCTGCGTGCCCGAGTGCGTTGTCGTTCCATCTGCCCTTCCTCACCACACATTTTTAGCTCTAGGAGTTCCAGAGCCTATGGGGTGAGAATCAAGAAGGGAACATCACCTTGGGTCCGAAATCCAGACCTGTCTCGGCAGTGGGGGATTGGACCGGTGGGTTTCCCTCAGGCGACGTAAGTAACAGTCTTCCTGCTCCGTCCCCAGATGGCAAGGTCAGCCCCGGCACGTTATCCATAGGAAGCGCTTTAACCGTACCCTCTTTCCCAGCCAACTCTACTGCCATGGTGGACCTCACCAACTCATTGCGAGCATTTATGGATGTCAATGGAGGTGAGTGCGTGAGCTGCTGCTCTCCCACCAGCTGCTGCTGCGTGAAGGTGCTGTCCCTGCGCGGCGTTTGAGCTCATTtcagaaaaggaacagaagggaTGCCTGACCTCCGAGGGCTGGGGATGTGGGTTAAGAAAGAaggctccctcccacctctgccttctACACGTGCTTATACACAGACTCCAAGGTGAAAGGAGAGTGGGACCAAGTTGAACCTGTGAGAAGAGAATTACTTGAGGCAGAATAAAACCAGGAGGGCCTTGTTCCCAAAGTCGAAGAGAATGGAGGCAGAGCTTGACCTCTGAAGAGGGTGGGTAGCAGATCTAAGCCTCCATGTCGGACATCCAGGCCTCCTCCACAGGCAGGCAGGTGGTCTATTTTGTTCTACCTTTCCAGGACCACTTAACCTAAAATCAAGCTGCCCACTGCAAGAGGCATCTGCACAGGCTGCATTGGGGTCCATCTCACTGCAAACGGCCAGTGAGATGCTGAGCTCTGGATCCTTAGGCCACTTTGTACTCTTGCCTGTTCGAGAAAAATCACTTGGCTAGATTTTAGGAATGCTTAACTATTTGCTCTGTGACCCTCACCTACTTCCACATTCCAATTCCTCCTCAGCtgctttttttaatctctctctttgGTTAATAGAAATCGAGATAAATATGCTGGACGAGAAGCTGATCAAGTTTCTGGCCTTGCAGAGAATACATCAGCTTTTCCCCTCCCGGGTCCAAGCTTCACCGGGCAGTGTCGGGGCACATCCGCTGGCTTCTGGAGGGCACCACACAGAAGGTGCGCACGCACACCCCTGCCACCACAGCCCACCGTCAGGTCTCCCCTGTGCATGTGAGCGGCCATCTCCCCTCCTGAGGAGTCTTGGCTTTGACTATCTCAGTGTTCCATGTGTGCCTTTGATGGCCTTAATAAAGTGCCGTGGTTTCTTTTCCCAGAAAGCTGGAACAAAATCGCAACCACAGCTTTCACGTCAGACTTGGGGAAGTCTGTTGTAACTTTCGTGCTCATCCGCTTTGAGACACACAAAGCAGCTACGAATGCCTTTGGGTATATGTGGTGCACTTTCTGCTGAACTACTTCCAAATATTTGGGTTACAAAGGTTTCCCAAAAGGGAATTTTTCAAGTTCAAGGTGAGAAGCAGAATAGCAGttgatctaggggcacctggctggctcagtcagtagagcatacaactcttgatctcagggtcaggagttcgagccccatgttgggtgtggagcttacgttaaaaataatgatgatgacgataataataataataataataaataaagtaacatttgGGCTAGTCTCCTGAAAGTTTTTCCCAAGACATTTAACTGCTTTGGATATTCCTTTGAGCATTAACCATTACTGAGCCTTACTGGTTGAAAttgtgtggtccccagaccagcagcatcagcatcacctgagagtTTGTTGGAAACGCAGAGCTCAGGCCCcgcttctgacccacagaatcagaatttgcattttgacAGGATCTCTAGttgattcatatgcacattaaagttcgAGAAACACTGGTCTGTGCCTACTGTTGTTTTGCTTGGCCTCCCTATAGTACATCTGGTATATCCCTGATAAACCAGTCAGCCCAGGAACTTAAAGTACTTTCATCTTTGAATTCTGTGACCACTTTCAAAGATGGTCTCTCTTACCCCGTGTTGGAAatgctgtgggtggggggagagagtgCCACCCTGAAGCAGCCCAGTGTCCAAGGTGAGTTTTGAAAGATGACTCATCTAGTGGGATTATTTTCTCTAGACCGTGAGCCAAAGGTCCAGGTTCTGAGTTTCTGAATGATCCTGTCCCTTTGTTCGTCTTGTAGTGCAAAGAAAGGAAGTACAGGCCCGAGCTGTGTTCTACCCTCTCTTGGGTTTGGGAGGAGCTGTGAACATGTGCTATCGAACCCTCTACATCGGGACAGGTGAgccagctgggggcagggggggcaccGCATCTGTTCAGCCCTAGAAACTACCACCCCTTCCCGCGGAGGCCAGGAGGGGGTGAGGGAAACCCTCCCTCGGGCCGACTGGTTTAACCCAGCAGATATCTGGGCAAGAGGGACTAAGAAAGGAGACTATCGGTTGCTTGTCTTCCCTGCCTCAAGCCCTTTTGCTTTGGGCCCGGCGTGATATCAAGAGAGGGGAAAGTCAGCCGTGACTGCTGCTCAGTGAGGCATTTTAAACAAGCAGATAAAACCGGAGGAGAGGGCACATACTTTGTCCCTGGAGGTCTTTGAAAAAGTGATGGTGCTCACACACCCATAACCTTCAGTTAGTCCTGCATCTTGTACAGAGGGACAGTCAGATTAGCCTTTGGCCTAGAAATCTCCTTTCTTTCCAAAGATAGGATTTATGAGCCCCGCACCCCATGTTGTGCCCTCATGGAAATAACCCACCCTCTTCAGGAGCTCACTGTTCCCTTCTGGGCAGCAGCCACATGTTCTGAAGGAGATCAGCTGGCAGGGACACCTGTTCTTCAGAAGGGGAGTGGAAAAGACGCTGGTTTTTGTTCAAATATACAAGGAAGGGGCCCTGAGCTGGTCTCCCCCTAAGGTCTTCCCGGTGCCCGCCCAGAAGCtaactccctgccccccaccttcccATGCATACACCTTACCGTCTGTTCTCTGCCTGCCTTTGCCTCTACTCCTGCCACCTTACAGGAGCTGACATGGACGTGTGCCTTACAAACTATGGTCACTGTAATTACGTGTCTGGGAAACACGCCTGCATATTCTATGatgaggtgaggggtggggaaggggtgggagagcTCTCACAGCCTGAGGCCTCTCCCAGGCACCAGGGTTTTTGTTCAGTGCcctgggtgaggggaagggaggtgggaggtctTCTTTTCTTCGCTCGCTGTCATTCCTGGAGTAGAAGGGTCTTGGTGTGAAAGGGCATCCTGCCGTGACTAACGCTCCCTAGGAGCGGTGCTACCATGTCTCCTGAGGTTGGTCACGGGctcagcggggtggggggagcccacCCGGAAGCAGGGCAGGGGACCTGCATAGAAGGAAGCCAGGCCCTCTGTGCCAGCGAATAGCATTTCTACAGGAGCCAGGACCCAGGAGGCAGAGTAGAGCAGTGGTgggagagcggggggggggggggggggttggggggggggttagggcCACTAGGAAGGtaggcttccctgaggaggtgagtCTTGAGCCCCATCCTAAAGAGACAGGGCAGGGGGGCTTGACTGGGGAACAAAGAGAGCTCCCCAGGTAGAGCAGCACAGCCTTCTCCATGTGTCCTCTCTCCCCTTAGCCCCAGGCCCCACGCAGCAGACCACACATCTtatcttccctcctcctcctcagaatACCAAACATTATGAGCTGTTAAACTACAGTGAGCACGGGACAACGGTGGACAATGTGCTGTATTCATGTGACTTCTCTGAGAAGACCCCGCCAACCCCCCCAAGCAGTATTGTTGCCAAAGTGCAGAGTGTCATCAGTAAGTCGGAGCCTGTGGCCACGAAGCCGGCCATTTTTTCAGATGTGTTCTCTTAAGGCCCCCTCAGGGTGGCTCTGGCTTTCTGCCGACGGCCTGCTCTCTTGCCTTCCGGGTCGCGTCGGCCAGGCTCTCCTTGCTCGCGGGCCCAGGGAGACCACAGAGAAGCGAGTGCTGGGCACACACCTGCCTGGGGACTTCAGACTCCCCTGGCCCTTTCCGGGTGTCCCTCAGCCCTAGTCACATAGCAGCTAGAATGGGGAGGTGCAGGGGCCCAGCGCTGGCAAACCACCTTGGGTGGGTTGGCTGCTCACTGTTCCTGTCCCGTGACCACCCTCCTTGTTCCCAGGGCGCCGCCGGCACCAGAAACAGGATGAAGAGCCAAGTGAGGAGGCAGCCATGATGAGCTCCCAGGCCCAGGGGCCACAGCGGAGACCCTGCAACTGCAAAGCCAGCAGCTCGAGCTTGATTGGGGGCAGTGGGGCCGGCTGGGAGGGCACGGCCTTACTGCACCACGGCAGCTACATCAAGCTGGGGTGCCTGCAGTTTGTGTTCAGCATCACTGAGTTTGCGACCAAACAGCCCAAAGGCGATGCTGGCCTGCTGCAGGATGGGGTCTTAGCCGAGAAGCTGTCTCTCAAGCCCCACCAGGGCCCCGTGCTGCGTTCCAACTCCGTTCCCTAGGACTGGCGGCTACCCCGTCACCCGCCCGTCCACCCGACCCGAGACTCCTGCAATGCAAAAATGTACACAAACCAAGCCCGGGTTTTTTCTATACTCCACCGGAAACCCTCCAACTACAATCTTTGcatgaaatgaagaaaaccttttgactgttttttaaagatcctttttcttttctcaagttctAGGGGGCATTTGCACATATATTTGTACTCGACATTTCATGGGAAAGCGGCAGACCCGAGCTGAGGAACAgcgtgggcagggaggggaaggccGATGGTCTGGACACTTCCTCCAACACCAAACCGTTCCCCACCcgcctcctgctccctccccctcGCCCGCCGTTGTAAAATAATCAGAAACTTGTTCTATTTTGTGGCAGTGACAatagttttatattaaaagaaaaaaatacagttttcataCAGCAAAATCTATACaatatcattgttttatttaatataaagatCGCTACCCACCCGACTTCCGTGGTTCCCACCCTCCGagttattttccctttctgcagCGGTTGCACTACAGGTAGCTACTGTGTATTATGGACAAATGagaaatgaattctttttctggctgtccatctattttatttcaaataaggaAAAGTGTATTTGGATTTTGTGTAAATACATCTAGTGATgacattttttcaatgtttttaaaaactgtacagtACTACATGTGGTAGAGCGTTTTCTTCAAATTGTCTATTGTAGCAAAAACGTTTTTGTCGTAAACCTGTTTCGTCTCCTTTTTTTGTTCTCTTGCCACTTCTCTCCTGTTCCTCccacccctggctccctcctctccccttcccccaaccccaagTAGTACCAATGTACATAGTAATTGTAATGTTTTAGACTTTACAGAAACTTTCCTGTATTctgtatataaaaaaacaaaaatacttcaaCTTATGTTTTCTGCCTGTCTGTCCTACCTGTCATCACCCTCAGAGGGGACCCTCCCCAAGATCCTGTTCCCAGTCTCAGTGAACTAGTCTCATTCCAAGACACTCCGACCCCAAGCGAGGTCAGGAGAGCAGAGGTCTTGGAGAAAAGTGAGCCCCAGGTGGATGTGGGAAAATGGAGGGGTCGGGGTGCATCGGGTAGGGCGGGGCTGTTGCCTGGCTTCGTGGGCGACTTGAGAGAAGCATTTGACATGACCACATACTGCAAGAATCCAAGTGTGTGCAGGTCCCTGCTCCTGTTGACTCCAAAACCAAGATACTAAAACAGGACCTGTCGG belongs to Acinonyx jubatus isolate Ajub_Pintada_27869175 chromosome E1, VMU_Ajub_asm_v1.0, whole genome shotgun sequence and includes:
- the PHF12 gene encoding PHD finger protein 12 isoform X2 — protein: MGGRRTKGGRGVGDGEALPGGRRTARELRVCTHAVYVCVQQIQALLAPPKTDEAEKRSRKPEKEPRRSGRATNHDSCDSCKEGGDLLCCDHCPAAFHLQCCNPPLSEEMLPPGEWMCHRCTVRRKKREQKKELGHVNGLVDKSGKRTTSPSSDTDLLDRSASKTELKAIAHARILERRASRPGTPTSNASTETPTSEQNDVDEDIIDVDEEPVAAEPDYVQPQLRRPFELLIAAAMERNPTQFQLPNELTCTTALPGSSKRRRKEETTGKNVKKTQHELDHNGLVPLPVKVCFTCNRSCRVAPLIQCDYCPLLFHMDCLEPPLTAMPLGRWMCPNHIEHVVLNQKNMTLSNRCQVFDRFQDTISQHVVKVDFLNRIHKKHPPNRRVLQSVKRRSLKVPDAIKSQYQFPPPLIAPAAIRDGELICNGIPEESQTHLLNSEHLATQAEQQEWLCSVVALQCSILKHLSAKQMPSHWDSEQTEKADIKPVIVTDSSITTSLQTADKAPTPSHCPLSCPSGISSQNSLSCSPPHQPPALEDISCSSCAEKSKKAPCGTANGPVSTEVKANGPHLYSNPTDSTDPRRLPGANTPLPGLSHRQGWPRPLTPPAAGGLQNHTVGIIVKTENATGPSSCPQRSLVPVPSLPPSIPSSCASIENTSTLQRKTVQSQIGPPLTDSRPLGSPPNATRVLTPPQAAGDGILATGANQRFCSPAPSSDGKVSPGTLSIGSALTVPSFPANSTAMVDLTNSLRAFMDVNGEIEINMLDEKLIKFLALQRIHQLFPSRVQASPGSVGAHPLASGGHHTEVQRKEVQARAVFYPLLGLGGAVNMCYRTLYIGTGADMDVCLTNYGHCNYVSGKHACIFYDENTKHYELLNYSEHGTTVDNVLYSCDFSEKTPPTPPSSIVAKVQSVIRRRRHQKQDEEPSEEAAMMSSQAQGPQRRPCNCKASSSSLIGGSGAGWEGTALLHHGSYIKLGCLQFVFSITEFATKQPKGDAGLLQDGVLAEKLSLKPHQGPVLRSNSVP
- the PHF12 gene encoding PHD finger protein 12 isoform X1, encoding MPARLRAGGYPLTAAAREPGRRLSLRLRAASGDPGAPARVALRALAQIQALLAPPKTDEAEKRSRKPEKEPRRSGRATNHDSCDSCKEGGDLLCCDHCPAAFHLQCCNPPLSEEMLPPGEWMCHRCTVRRKKREQKKELGHVNGLVDKSGKRTTSPSSDTDLLDRSASKTELKAIAHARILERRASRPGTPTSNASTETPTSEQNDVDEDIIDVDEEPVAAEPDYVQPQLRRPFELLIAAAMERNPTQFQLPNELTCTTALPGSSKRRRKEETTGKNVKKTQHELDHNGLVPLPVKVCFTCNRSCRVAPLIQCDYCPLLFHMDCLEPPLTAMPLGRWMCPNHIEHVVLNQKNMTLSNRCQVFDRFQDTISQHVVKVDFLNRIHKKHPPNRRVLQSVKRRSLKVPDAIKSQYQFPPPLIAPAAIRDGELICNGIPEESQTHLLNSEHLATQAEQQEWLCSVVALQCSILKHLSAKQMPSHWDSEQTEKADIKPVIVTDSSITTSLQTADKAPTPSHCPLSCPSGISSQNSLSCSPPHQPPALEDISCSSCAEKSKKAPCGTANGPVSTEVKANGPHLYSNPTDSTDPRRLPGANTPLPGLSHRQGWPRPLTPPAAGGLQNHTVGIIVKTENATGPSSCPQRSLVPVPSLPPSIPSSCASIENTSTLQRKTVQSQIGPPLTDSRPLGSPPNATRVLTPPQAAGDGILATGANQRFCSPAPSSDGKVSPGTLSIGSALTVPSFPANSTAMVDLTNSLRAFMDVNGEIEINMLDEKLIKFLALQRIHQLFPSRVQASPGSVGAHPLASGGHHTEVQRKEVQARAVFYPLLGLGGAVNMCYRTLYIGTGADMDVCLTNYGHCNYVSGKHACIFYDENTKHYELLNYSEHGTTVDNVLYSCDFSEKTPPTPPSSIVAKVQSVIRRRRHQKQDEEPSEEAAMMSSQAQGPQRRPCNCKASSSSLIGGSGAGWEGTALLHHGSYIKLGCLQFVFSITEFATKQPKGDAGLLQDGVLAEKLSLKPHQGPVLRSNSVP
- the PHF12 gene encoding PHD finger protein 12 isoform X4, giving the protein MLPPGEWMCHRCTVRRKKREQKKELGHVNGLVDKSGKRTTSPSSDTDLLDRSASKTELKAIAHARILERRASRPGTPTSNASTETPTSEQNDVDEDIIDVDEEPVAAEPDYVQPQLRRPFELLIAAAMERNPTQFQLPNELTCTTALPGSSKRRRKEETTGKNVKKTQHELDHNGLVPLPVKVCFTCNRSCRVAPLIQCDYCPLLFHMDCLEPPLTAMPLGRWMCPNHIEHVVLNQKNMTLSNRCQVFDRFQDTISQHVVKVDFLNRIHKKHPPNRRVLQSVKRRSLKVPDAIKSQYQFPPPLIAPAAIRDGELICNGIPEESQTHLLNSEHLATQAEQQEWLCSVVALQCSILKHLSAKQMPSHWDSEQTEKADIKPVIVTDSSITTSLQTADKAPTPSHCPLSCPSGISSQNSLSCSPPHQPPALEDISCSSCAEKSKKAPCGTANGPVSTEVKANGPHLYSNPTDSTDPRRLPGANTPLPGLSHRQGWPRPLTPPAAGGLQNHTVGIIVKTENATGPSSCPQRSLVPVPSLPPSIPSSCASIENTSTLQRKTVQSQIGPPLTDSRPLGSPPNATRVLTPPQAAGDGILATGANQRFCSPAPSSDGKVSPGTLSIGSALTVPSFPANSTAMVDLTNSLRAFMDVNGEIEINMLDEKLIKFLALQRIHQLFPSRVQASPGSVGAHPLASGGHHTEVQRKEVQARAVFYPLLGLGGAVNMCYRTLYIGTGADMDVCLTNYGHCNYVSGKHACIFYDENTKHYELLNYSEHGTTVDNVLYSCDFSEKTPPTPPSSIVAKVQSVIRRRRHQKQDEEPSEEAAMMSSQAQGPQRRPCNCKASSSSLIGGSGAGWEGTALLHHGSYIKLGCLQFVFSITEFATKQPKGDAGLLQDGVLAEKLSLKPHQGPVLRSNSVP